A single genomic interval of Christensenellaceae bacterium 44-20 harbors:
- the nrdD gene encoding anaerobic ribonucleoside-triphosphate reductase: MIDITVTGGTLEQQEIDAYVRHVQEKIPGHALKALNIAVDGEEVELRYTYEHKPIERIRRITGYLVGTMDRWNDAKTAEERDRVQHSL, translated from the coding sequence ATGATAGATATCACTGTAACTGGCGGAACGCTGGAGCAGCAGGAAATTGACGCATATGTGCGGCATGTGCAGGAGAAAATCCCCGGCCATGCACTCAAGGCGCTGAATATCGCTGTGGATGGCGAGGAAGTGGAACTGCGTTATACTTATGAGCATAAGCCAATTGAGCGCATCCGCAGAATTACCGGATACCTGGTTGGCACGATGGACCGCTGGAACGACGCCAAAACGGCAGAGGAGCGGGATAGAGTTCAACACAGCCTTTAA